The Micromonospora sp. Llam0 genome includes a window with the following:
- a CDS encoding DUF4233 domain-containing protein, with the protein MSGEPVSGEPAGPPPRRSGLRNPPAAARGLGAATLGLEALVLVLAIQPIRMVADGSGPAAMVVSAVLAVGAVTLAGLLRRRWAWYAGTVLQGLVLLAGLLHWSLLVVGVLFGVVWAYVWHVRRVILS; encoded by the coding sequence GTGAGCGGCGAGCCGGTGAGTGGCGAGCCGGCCGGACCGCCGCCGCGCCGGTCCGGGTTGCGCAACCCGCCGGCCGCCGCGCGCGGGCTCGGCGCGGCGACCCTCGGCCTGGAAGCGTTGGTGCTGGTGCTGGCGATCCAGCCGATCCGGATGGTGGCCGACGGCTCCGGCCCGGCTGCGATGGTGGTCAGCGCCGTGCTCGCCGTCGGCGCGGTGACGCTCGCCGGCCTGCTGCGCCGCCGCTGGGCCTGGTACGCCGGCACAGTGCTGCAGGGGCTGGTCCTGCTCGCCGGCCTGCTGCACTGGTCACTGCTGGTGGTGGGGGTGCTGTTCGGCGTCGTCTGGGCGTACGTGTGGCACGTCCGGCGGGTCATTCTCAGCTGA
- a CDS encoding folylpolyglutamate synthase/dihydrofolate synthase family protein has translation MVFDLDRIGQLLDLLGSPQRAYPSIHLTGTNGKTSTARMIDSLLRAFGLHTGRYTSPHLETVRERISLDGEPVSEERFAAVYREVAPLAELVDKQAAEPLTYFDMTTALAFATFADAPVDVAVVEVGLGGAEDATNVLSAGVCVITPIGLDHTEWLGDTLTDIAWAKAGIVHAGSTVVTAVQPEEAAGPILDRCAEVGATIAREGGEFGVVHRAVAVGGQMLTLQGLGGRYDEVFLPLHGAHQAQNAALALAAVEAFLGAGQGRTLDAEPVRQGFAGVSSPGRLERVRSAPTILLDGAHNPHGMAATVAAVQEEFAFRRLVVVLAVLADKDAEALLDLLEPVADALVVTGNTSLRAMPVGQLAGLAVEAFGVDRVRVTEQMPDAIEAAVELAEADLDGELSGVGVLITGSVVTVADARRLLTR, from the coding sequence ATGGTGTTCGACCTGGACCGGATCGGCCAGCTGCTGGACCTGCTGGGTAGTCCGCAGCGGGCGTACCCGTCGATCCATCTGACCGGGACCAACGGCAAGACCTCGACCGCCCGGATGATCGACTCGCTGCTGCGGGCCTTCGGGCTGCACACCGGCCGCTACACCAGCCCGCATCTGGAGACGGTGCGGGAGCGGATCAGCCTGGACGGTGAGCCGGTCAGCGAGGAGCGGTTCGCCGCCGTGTACCGGGAGGTCGCGCCGTTGGCCGAGTTGGTCGACAAGCAGGCGGCGGAGCCGTTGACGTACTTCGACATGACGACCGCGCTGGCGTTCGCGACGTTCGCCGACGCCCCGGTCGACGTGGCGGTGGTGGAGGTCGGGCTGGGCGGTGCCGAGGACGCCACCAACGTGCTGTCCGCCGGTGTCTGCGTGATCACGCCGATCGGTCTGGATCACACCGAGTGGCTGGGCGACACCCTCACCGACATCGCCTGGGCCAAGGCCGGCATCGTGCACGCCGGGTCGACGGTGGTCACCGCGGTGCAGCCGGAGGAGGCGGCCGGGCCGATCCTGGACCGGTGCGCCGAGGTGGGGGCCACCATCGCCCGGGAGGGCGGCGAGTTCGGCGTGGTCCACCGCGCGGTCGCGGTCGGCGGGCAGATGCTCACGTTGCAGGGGCTCGGCGGCCGCTACGACGAGGTGTTCCTGCCGCTGCACGGGGCGCATCAGGCGCAGAACGCGGCGTTGGCGCTGGCGGCGGTGGAGGCGTTCCTCGGTGCCGGCCAGGGTCGGACGTTGGACGCCGAGCCGGTCCGGCAGGGCTTCGCCGGGGTGTCGTCACCGGGCCGGCTGGAGCGGGTACGCAGCGCGCCGACGATCCTGCTCGACGGCGCCCACAACCCGCACGGGATGGCGGCCACGGTCGCCGCGGTGCAGGAGGAGTTCGCGTTCCGGCGGCTCGTGGTGGTACTCGCCGTGCTGGCCGACAAGGACGCCGAGGCGCTGCTGGATCTGCTGGAGCCGGTAGCGGACGCCCTGGTGGTGACCGGCAACACGTCGCTGCGGGCGATGCCGGTCGGTCAGTTGGCGGGCCTCGCGGTCGAGGCGTTCGGCGTGGACCGGGTACGGGTGACCGAGCAGATGCCGGACGCGATCGAAGCGGCGGTGGAGCTGGCCGAGGCCGACCTCGACGGGGAGCTCAGCGGGGTGGGGGTCCTGATCACCGGGTCGGTGGTGACGGTGGCCGACGCACGCCGGCTGCTGACCCGGTGA